The Raphanus sativus cultivar WK10039 chromosome 2, ASM80110v3, whole genome shotgun sequence DNA segment CCATATTGTTAAACTTTTGAATAATCAATCACACACACCGCGTAATCTTATTAATATTCTGCAACGAAAAAAAGGCTTACGAGTCAAGATCTTGTCGTCCCAAGTGGTCCTTTTACAGACAGTTGACGATTCTCCTCCCTTAGTTTCGATCTCCTACCGACACTCACATCTTACTTAACCGGCCACCGTCAAAAACCGAGTTAAATCGGTTTAATgctaaacaaatattttatggaaAGGTCTTCTCGTCTTCGAAAAATATACGACTAGACTTGTCAAAAATCTCGTAATCATTGAAAAAGGTTGATAGACTATAATCCATAAAAAAGTCTATTTGATTAATACTACTATAAATGGTGTTCACTAAGAAATCTCAAAGAAACCGGTACAACATCACACCGTTAGTCATGAATCGCCGAAAAGACAGAATGTACATGGACAATGAAACAGTTATTGTATGAAAAGATTACAGGCTTTTGAGGCCCAAAATTTTCTCGAAATATTAATCAGTTTTGTCAATAAGTGTTGATGTGCCCAGAGTTGAAAACTATAAGGTAAAAGTTTGATTTCATACACCATCAATTTAGAATATCATACTAACATATACTAATAGTAAATGAAATGTTAAGACTTGTGAACAAATCAAACACTCAAGAACAAAGACGTCATCTCAAGTTAAATAGAGATCTCTCACATACGAAACTGTGATTGAAACGGTGTAAAGATCGGAGAGGTTGTTGGGGGCGGCGTTTCAGGCAGTGTAAGCGCTCTTAACGTTCCTGTCCAGCTTCTTCGCATCCTCCTGAtaaaaaaaccaaaccaaatacagacaaaaaaaaacaaacagtgAGAGATCACAAAGAATATGAAATTAAGGTATCAAGAGAAACGCTCTTCTCTTACATGGATGATGAAACCAATGCTGCTATTGTAATCAAGGAACTCCTTCCATTGTCTCCCAATGCTCACCTGGAAACATTAAAGAAAATGGAGTttcaagtctttttttttaacatggtTGATGGTTGAGAATGAAGTTGTCTTGTACCTGAGCAGCTTCGTTGGAAGCGTTTTTAGTCCAAATGGATATTCTTTCCTGCTTAGCTCTAATGTTAACAACAGCTCCACAGATTTCATCTCCATGGTCAAACTGTTCTCCAATCAATGCAAGCAACTACagtgacaacaacaacaacaaccttaTTATACGATTAGACTCGACAGGAGTGGATGGTGAAAGAAGGAAGAATTAATGTGTGAAAGAAGAAAGAGGGATACGGTGTAAAGGAAGGGCTTATCAGACTTCTCCCTAGAGAAATTCATAGTCCATTTGCCTCCATTGGCACAGATAGGATCCTCCCACTTAGGCTCGATATTGTGCTTGAAACAGTACAAGTCAGCTCCGTTAGCTAGCTTGCTCGGATGCCGCATGTTATTGTACAAACTGCAAATCAAAAAAGTCATAtgtcatatataatataaaatcaacagAACGAAgtacgagttttttttttactgagaGATCTTTCTTTCACGACAATGCAATAGCATCCAACAGCAACCAAGTAACTGTTTGTTCAGCTTTTTTGTTAATCAACAAAAATACTAAGAGCGAGGGAGGGGTTCAGAAACTGCTCTATTTCTCACAACACTAAATTTGCTCTTTTTTTACTCcagttttcagttttattacaCCAACAAGTCAACAAATTAAGGCAATAATAATATACACTGGGGTTCAATTTTCTAGCTATTGTGAAACAAACAATGAAgtctcaaaggtcttaaaaatatttatttagattgAACAGAAGAAGATGTTAGCTATTTTCCGTTacccataaaaaaaaacactaagaGTGCTCTTTCTATTACACTAACCATAACATATAAAAGCTTGTAGCTACAAACTCAA contains these protein-coding regions:
- the LOC108827486 gene encoding eukaryotic translation initiation factor 4E-1; protein product: MAVEDSLKPVVVVATEEEKPNSLEHPIDRYDEEGAEGGEIADDESSGKSEVPESHRLEHSWTFWFDNPSVKLKQTTWGSSLRSVFTFSTAEEFWSLYNNMRHPSKLANGADLYCFKHNIEPKWEDPICANGGKWTMNFSREKSDKPFLYTLLALIGEQFDHGDEICGAVVNIRAKQERISIWTKNASNEAAQVSIGRQWKEFLDYNSSIGFIIHEDAKKLDRNVKSAYTA